One window from the genome of Thalassospira xiamenensis M-5 = DSM 17429 encodes:
- a CDS encoding helix-turn-helix transcriptional regulator, whose amino-acid sequence MSAWQSDYLTLHTRLRQARQSKRLTQAGAGERIGVCERTYRDFEAGRTDLPAAHVFRLAHVLGIKIIISDGVIADGVD is encoded by the coding sequence ATGAGCGCTTGGCAATCCGACTACCTCACCCTCCACACCCGCCTGCGGCAAGCCCGTCAGTCCAAACGTCTCACCCAAGCTGGTGCAGGCGAGCGCATTGGCGTGTGCGAACGCACCTATCGCGACTTTGAAGCAGGCCGAACGGATCTGCCTGCTGCGCATGTTTTCCGCCTCGCCCATGTGCTGGGCATCAAAATTATCATTTCAGATGGAGTTATCGCCGATGGCGTTGATTAA
- a CDS encoding TrbC/VirB2 family protein — protein sequence MDKRNLLKIAVIAGLATLAMTEPAFAQDATTGNWWDPVVSFLELLAEGFGKIFAIALGLGLVVYGGWGAFTGRLDPQRGIMMVIGGILVTAGPAIASGLLGVLK from the coding sequence ATGGATAAACGCAATCTTCTCAAAATCGCTGTCATCGCTGGCCTTGCCACCTTGGCCATGACCGAACCTGCTTTTGCCCAAGACGCTACAACTGGCAACTGGTGGGACCCGGTTGTCTCCTTCCTTGAACTTCTGGCCGAAGGCTTTGGCAAGATCTTTGCCATCGCGCTGGGTCTTGGTCTGGTCGTTTACGGTGGCTGGGGGGCTTTCACCGGCAGACTGGATCCGCAGCGCGGCATCATGATGGTGATTGGCGGCATCCTGGTCACCGCAGGCCCGGCCATTGCCTCTGGTCTTCTGGGGGTTCTCAAATGA
- a CDS encoding TraK family protein: protein MAGIWGQARIELLALQNEILAEIEKGISARQIFDQLSADGRITISRRSFYRRVKLLRAEHHQQKSSVKKSPPLQTSMPSTRAHLPTDNQATSSLPTLKPKEQTEFNRIWNGEPADEEESQ from the coding sequence ATGGCCGGAATTTGGGGTCAAGCGAGGATAGAATTACTCGCTCTGCAAAATGAAATTCTTGCAGAAATTGAGAAGGGCATTTCAGCCCGCCAAATCTTTGATCAGTTGTCTGCAGATGGGCGGATTACTATTTCACGACGGTCGTTTTATCGCCGCGTGAAACTGCTCCGCGCTGAGCATCATCAGCAAAAAAGCTCGGTTAAAAAGAGCCCTCCCCTCCAAACCAGCATGCCTTCCACGCGGGCACATCTACCAACCGACAATCAAGCCACGAGCTCTCTTCCTACCCTCAAGCCTAAGGAGCAAACCGAGTTTAACCGTATCTGGAACGGTGAACCGGCAGATGAGGAAGAGAGCCAATGA